A portion of the Bradysia coprophila strain Holo2 unplaced genomic scaffold, BU_Bcop_v1 contig_297, whole genome shotgun sequence genome contains these proteins:
- the LOC119078638 gene encoding putative inorganic phosphate cotransporter, with product MNRSEYALQINCKLWRRMDPLKWRPSMTLFHKMRNSALFSQRSLLTLMALTGLVNVYLMRLCLNLLMLKMISVNSRNRGSEHDKLLRAYPNFYQHTRSTMMDGTQIVEFSAFRSFRSTTTSVEWSEETGSLIKSAFFIGYALLYIPAAFLGQKYGGKTIFNLGLFFTALCTLVTPIVAQYGGADGLITLRFVMGIVETHAYPALIYLLSCWIPKNERGRVSSIVFCGGQVQYTRTFYLHGQGQSGTLIGSTIVNVLTGFERDGCHISIFYTFGILGILWNIAFYFLVFNTPTTHPRISVEEKTYLQNEIGDLVETKTFCQIPWVSMIISPAVLVLIIAQIAHDWGFYILASELPNYLKIVLKFNNSDLVWSTSIAFMVGYLFSVLCGIVCDFIVSKEFVTRTRARKIFGVNGSIISAGFTLLIYHVKCDRVAALACYILAMCFMDAFYTGAQANFLDLCPNYSGALMGLVNGAGAICGFAAPYLTRLLTTDGKYEQWGSVFWTLFVLALISFHTYVKWASGEVQPWNDDIDDAERAKPMKEAMQRLFKRKVGFKRNNQPIEL from the exons ATGAACAGATCAGAGTACGCATTGCAAATTAACTGTAAACTTTGGCGACGAATGGATCCTTTGAAATGGAGACCTTCTATGACACTGTTCCACAAAATGAGGAATTCAGCAT TGTTTTCTCAGCGATCCCTACTGACTTTGATGGCGTTGACGGGACTAGTAAATGTTTATCTGATGCGACTATGCTTGAATTTGTTAATGCTGAAGATGATCAGCGTCAATAGTCGTAATCGAGGTAGCGAGCACGACAAGCTTCTAAGAGCGTATCCAAACTTTTATCAGCACACG AGATCAACAATGATGGATGGTACACAGATAGTTGAGTTTTCTGCGTTCCGCTCGTTCCGCTCAACGACGACATCAGTCGAATGGTCCGAAGAAACAGGCAGTCTCATAAAGTCGGCCTTTTTCATTGGTTACGCTTTGCTGTACATACCGGCAGCGTTTCTAGGCCAGAAATATGGCGGAAAAACGATATTCAATTTGGGATTATTTTTTACAGCTTTGTGCACATTAGTCACACCAATCGTTGCACAATATG GTGGTGCCGATGGATTGATAACGTTGAGATTTGTCATGGGCATTGTGGAAACGCATGCGTATCCCGCGTTGATATACCTTTTATCGTGTTGGATTCCAAAAAACGAGCGAGGCAGAGTATCGTCAATAGTGTTTTGTGGAGGACAAGTACAGTACACAAGgactttttatttacatggACAAGGACAGTCAGGAACATTA ATTGGGTCGACCATAGTCAATGTTTTGACTGGATTCGAACGTGATGGTTGTCATATATCAATATTTTACACATTCGGCATCCTTGGAATATTGTGGAATATCGCATTC TATTTTTTAGTCTTCAACACTCCAACAACTCATCCGAGGATCAGTGTCGAGGAAAAGAcatatttacaaaatgaaatcgGAGACTTGGTGGAAACGAAAACGTTCTGCCAAATACCATGGGTCAGCATGATCATTAGTCCTGCAGTTTTGGTTTTGATCATTGCTCAGATCGCTCACGATTGGGGATTTTACATTTTAGCTTCGGAATTGCCAAATTATTTGAAGATCGTGCTAAAATTCAATAACTCCGACCTGGTCTGGTCCACGTCCATAGCGTTCATGGTCGGTTACCTATTTTCGGTATTATGTGGAATCGTTTGCGATTTTATAGTCAGCAAAGAATTTGTCACACGTACCCGAGCTAGAAAAATCTTCGGTGTCAATG GCTCAATTATATCTGCTGGGTTCACATTGCTGATTTACCACGTAAAATGTGATAGGGTGGCTGCGTTGGCATGTTACATATTGGCTATGTGTTTTATGGATGCATTTTACACTGGTGCCCAGGCTAATTTTTTGGACCTATGTCCGAATTATTCAGGAGCTTTGATGGGATTAGTGAATGGAGCAGGAGCTATTTGTGGATTTGCTGCTCCCTATTTGACTCGCCTATTGACGACAGAT GGAAAATATGAGCAATGGGGATCGGTATTTTGGACATTATTCGTTCTAGCTTTGATATCGTTCCACACTTATGTCAAATGGGCATCAGGTGAAGTTCAACCGTGGAATGATGATATTGACGATGCCGAACGTGCCAAACCGATGAAAGAAGCAATGCAACGGTTATTTAAACGAAAAGTTGGATTCAAAAGAAATAATCAACCGATTGAATTGTGA
- the LOC119079096 gene encoding protein crumbs homolog 1-like yields the protein MNPSFTIFLIACLLASVHLTLAQSEGKKCSVNGDCDDQSACINRRCVEPCLLNVCGENAACATIKHTPICNCPPNYTGDPFVICEPDVECPPNTCGTNTVCKDRHGAPICTCLNGYVGNPMIGCHRECESNDECGNEGRCTNFLCYPDVAPGGFIRLDDSEINPEHPCDPNPCRGYNEFCRELKGHAFCQCRYAPFRRLPESGCNPECGTKFDCPANETCISNKCVKSCPGDCSPSEECFVFNHQAKCRPKNSRPECSSNNDCSSEKACDGYKCVDPCLDYCVERHADCQIVNQQPICNCKPGYHRHSYGGCYRDGVIYYVE from the exons ATG AATCCATCGTTTACGATATTCCTGATAGCATGTCTGCTAGCGTCAGTTCATCTAACATTAG CTCAAAGCGAAGGAAAAAAGTGTTCAGTAAATGGAGATTGTGACGATCAATCAGCATGCATTAACCGTCGATGCGTTGAGCCCTGCCTATTAAACGTATGCGGCGAAAACGCAGCATGTGCA ACAATCAAACACACTCCCATTTGCAATTGCCCACCCAACTATACTGGGGATCCATTTGTTATATGTGAACCAG ACGTGGAATGTCCACCGAACACATGCGGAACCAATACAGTATGCAAAGATCGTCACGGTGCTCCAATTTGCACATGCCTTAATGGATACGTCGGTAATCCAATGATTGGATGTCACCGTGAGTGCGAGTCAAACGATGAATGTGGCAACGAAGGACGTTGTACAAACTTCTTGTGCTATCCTGATGTCGCACCAGGTG GATTCATCCGGCTCGATGATAGCGAAATCAATCCGGAGCATCCTTGTGATCCGAACCCATGTCGTGGATATAATGAGTTTTGTCGCGAGTTAAAGGGCCATGCTTTCTGTCAATGTCGGTATGCACCTTTTAGACGACTTCCTGAATCCGGCTGTAATCCTGAAtgtggaactaaattcgattGTCCCGCAAATGAAACCTGCATCAGTAACAAATGTGTTAAGTCTTGCCCAGGCGACTGTAGCCCCAGCGAagaatgttttgttttcaatcaTCAAGCAAAGTGTCGTCCAAAAAATTCTCGTCCAGAGTGTTCTTCAAACAATGACTGCTCATCAGAGAAAGCTTGTGATGGATATAAATGCGTTGATCCATGTCTCGATTATTGCGTCGAGCGTCATGCTGATTGCCAAATTGTGAATCAACAACCGATTTGCAATTGCAAACCAGGATACCATCGACACTCTTACGGTGGATGCTACCGAGATGGCGTTATATATTATGTGGAGTGA